The following are from one region of the Caldalkalibacillus salinus genome:
- a CDS encoding MgtC/SapB family protein, with the protein MDWIHQLWSEFTGTHYDEITIRLFLATLLGGLVGIEREQNNHPAGFRTHILVCVGSSLIMLISMYGFESFIYNNPEINTIQDPARLAAQVVSGIGFLGAGTILVHGGTVRGLTTAASLWVVAGIGLALGSGFYYGAVLSTVLVLLSLVVLNRIEDTFIRKGQLHVVQLKVLDSPGKLGEVATRIGEKNISIRKITINETKIEEGIVQVSIGLRLPQKVTIAHVLDELRQIKGILDVSVE; encoded by the coding sequence TTGGACTGGATCCATCAACTATGGTCTGAATTCACAGGAACACATTACGATGAAATCACGATAAGATTGTTCCTCGCAACCTTGCTCGGTGGATTAGTCGGAATAGAGCGAGAACAAAATAATCACCCTGCAGGGTTTAGAACACACATCCTTGTTTGTGTGGGATCTTCATTGATCATGCTCATCTCCATGTATGGCTTTGAGTCATTTATTTATAACAATCCTGAGATTAATACCATTCAAGATCCAGCCCGTTTGGCTGCCCAAGTTGTGAGTGGTATTGGCTTTTTAGGTGCAGGAACGATTCTCGTTCATGGAGGGACGGTGCGAGGGTTAACGACGGCGGCTTCACTGTGGGTGGTTGCTGGGATAGGTTTAGCGTTAGGGTCGGGATTTTATTATGGGGCCGTACTTTCCACTGTTCTCGTTCTCCTTAGCTTAGTCGTTCTAAACCGTATTGAAGACACTTTTATTAGAAAAGGACAATTGCACGTCGTTCAGTTAAAAGTGTTAGATTCTCCCGGTAAATTAGGCGAAGTGGCAACGAGGATAGGTGAAAAGAACATCAGTATCCGCAAAATCACGATCAATGAAACCAAAATCGAAGAAGGCATCGTACAGGTATCCATAGGGTTAAGGCTGCCGCAAAAGGTGACCATAGCCCATGTCTTGGACGAATTACGTCAAATCAAAGGCATACTCGACGTCTCTGTTGAATAA